In one window of Deltaproteobacteria bacterium DNA:
- a CDS encoding 4Fe-4S binding protein, which yields MYSKILILRFSQRVSGKPIVCHLVKDYDLTFNILNAAILPRKEGIMVLELTGTRKNFKDGVAYLKSTGVKVQNASQEVKRIQGRCTHCGACTAVCPTGALSVSRPEMTVEFDQKKCSICELCVPACPTRAMEIRPIKTTFFE from the coding sequence GTGTATTCCAAAATATTGATCCTGCGTTTCTCACAACGGGTATCGGGTAAACCCATCGTCTGCCATCTGGTCAAGGACTACGACTTGACCTTCAACATACTGAACGCCGCCATTTTGCCAAGGAAAGAGGGCATCATGGTTCTCGAATTAACCGGCACCAGGAAAAACTTCAAAGACGGCGTCGCCTACCTCAAAAGCACGGGCGTCAAGGTTCAAAACGCATCCCAGGAAGTAAAAAGGATCCAGGGCCGATGCACCCACTGCGGGGCCTGCACGGCTGTCTGCCCGACGGGCGCGCTTTCCGTTTCCCGGCCTGAAATGACCGTTGAATTCGACCAGAAAAAATGCAGCATCTGTGAACTCTGCGTCCCCGCCTGCCCCACGAGGGCGATGGAGATCCGTCCGATCAAAACGACCTTTTTCGAATGA
- a CDS encoding TerB family tellurite resistance protein: MGWLGKVIGGTIGFAMGGPLGAIAGAVFGHAFDSSGEGYVRPAGRTLSAGEETQMAFFLGAFSMLAKLAQVDGNVSREETASIERFMVQDLQLNPQSREVAITIFNTALQSPGSFESFARQFYDRFRFQPQLLDLMIDIMMRVSLADGVLSAGEEDLIHAAVRIFNLSESQYGAIRSRYVSDVEKYYAILGCSRSDSEEKIKRQYRKLVQEYHPDKIASKGLPEEFTRLAEEKFREIQEAYDTVKKERGIK; the protein is encoded by the coding sequence ATGGGTTGGTTGGGTAAGGTCATTGGGGGGACGATCGGGTTCGCCATGGGAGGGCCCCTGGGAGCCATCGCCGGTGCCGTTTTCGGACATGCATTCGACAGCAGCGGCGAAGGGTATGTGCGGCCCGCCGGCAGGACGCTCTCCGCTGGGGAGGAGACCCAGATGGCATTTTTCCTGGGTGCGTTCTCCATGCTGGCCAAGCTCGCCCAGGTCGACGGAAACGTCAGCAGGGAAGAGACAGCTTCCATCGAGCGTTTTATGGTGCAGGATCTGCAATTGAACCCCCAAAGCCGTGAAGTGGCGATCACCATATTCAACACGGCGCTCCAGTCACCCGGTTCCTTCGAGTCCTTTGCAAGACAGTTTTATGACCGGTTTCGTTTTCAGCCCCAGCTTCTGGACCTGATGATCGACATCATGATGCGCGTTTCTCTGGCGGACGGCGTACTGAGCGCCGGTGAAGAAGACCTGATCCATGCGGCGGTGCGGATTTTCAATCTCAGCGAATCGCAGTACGGCGCCATCCGTTCACGCTATGTCAGCGATGTGGAGAAATATTACGCCATCCTCGGGTGCAGCCGGAGTGACTCCGAAGAAAAGATCAAGCGGCAATACCGCAAACTCGTCCAGGAATATCACCCGGACAAGATTGCTTCCAAGGGGCTCCCGGAAGAGTTCACCCGGCTGGCCGAGGAGAAGTTTCGTGAAATTCAGGAAGCGTATGATACGGTCAAAAAGGAAAGGGGCATAAAATAG
- the mtaB gene encoding tRNA (N(6)-L-threonylcarbamoyladenosine(37)-C(2))-methylthiotransferase MtaB yields MSDLLSDMPPTRKRFTVTTLGCKVNQYESEEIVKALVHAGYTCVDPALSGDKALVDACIINTCTVTQKASMQSRQAIRRAARRHPGALIIVTGCYAQTEPGALLKIEGVEHVVGHDEKQQIPALVASLLNPEGNAGTLPDPLEKPSTAPLLPATGRTRPFLKIQDGCESFCTYCIVPHARGKSRSMAPGEVMSVLQGMAAAGYHETVLTGIHLGRYGLDLDPPTSLLELLKVVTKEARIDRLRLSSIEPLELSAEILELAAESGGGRGGELCRHFHLPLQSGDDAVLKKMNRPYRRDDFIERVLTIKKSLPDAGIGTDVLIGFPGETESAFENTCALIRELPLTYLHVFPFSPREGTPAARFSGRVPEKVIKDRCRIVRELGMRKKRQFLEGQVGNSDRILIENRRDRRSGLLRGLTANYSRVLIDGDDGLMNSIQAVRIEKLYGDQALLGNRIA; encoded by the coding sequence ATGAGCGATTTATTATCCGATATGCCACCCACCCGGAAACGTTTCACCGTCACGACGCTGGGCTGCAAGGTCAATCAATACGAATCCGAAGAGATCGTCAAAGCACTGGTGCATGCCGGGTACACCTGCGTCGACCCTGCCCTGTCCGGCGACAAGGCCCTTGTTGACGCCTGCATCATCAACACCTGCACCGTCACTCAAAAGGCCTCCATGCAATCCAGGCAGGCCATCCGGCGTGCGGCGCGCAGGCATCCCGGCGCCCTGATCATCGTCACCGGGTGCTATGCCCAGACCGAACCGGGCGCACTCCTGAAAATCGAAGGCGTGGAGCACGTTGTCGGGCATGACGAAAAACAGCAGATCCCGGCCCTCGTCGCCTCACTGTTGAATCCGGAAGGGAATGCCGGAACGCTTCCTGATCCCCTGGAAAAACCTTCGACGGCGCCCCTCTTGCCTGCCACCGGAAGAACGCGACCGTTTCTCAAAATCCAGGACGGGTGCGAATCCTTCTGTACCTACTGTATCGTTCCGCACGCGCGCGGCAAGAGCAGGAGCATGGCTCCCGGGGAAGTGATGTCGGTCTTGCAGGGCATGGCGGCCGCCGGTTATCACGAAACGGTGCTTACGGGCATTCACCTGGGCCGCTATGGCCTGGATCTCGACCCGCCCACAAGCCTGCTCGAATTGTTGAAAGTCGTCACGAAGGAAGCACGGATCGACCGCTTACGATTGAGCTCCATCGAACCCCTGGAGCTGTCAGCAGAAATCCTCGAACTGGCGGCCGAATCGGGTGGCGGTCGTGGAGGCGAGCTCTGCAGGCATTTCCACCTGCCCCTGCAAAGCGGAGACGACGCCGTTCTGAAAAAAATGAACCGCCCATACAGGCGAGATGACTTCATCGAACGGGTGCTCACCATAAAAAAATCCCTGCCGGACGCAGGCATCGGCACGGACGTTCTCATCGGGTTTCCCGGCGAAACCGAGAGCGCCTTTGAAAACACGTGCGCCCTGATCCGGGAGCTGCCCCTGACCTATCTGCACGTTTTCCCCTTCTCGCCCCGAGAAGGCACTCCGGCAGCCCGTTTTTCCGGGAGGGTTCCGGAAAAGGTCATCAAAGATCGTTGTCGCATCGTCCGGGAACTGGGAATGCGCAAAAAAAGACAGTTTCTGGAAGGCCAGGTGGGCAATTCGGACCGGATACTGATCGAGAACCGCCGGGACCGGCGTTCGGGCCTTCTCAGAGGCCTCACGGCCAATTACAGCAGGGTGCTGATCGACGGGGATGACGGGCTCATGAACAGCATCCAGGCGGTGCGCATTGAAAAGTTGTACGGGGATCAGGCGCTTTTGGGCAACCGGATAGCCTGA
- the mnmA gene encoding tRNA 2-thiouridine(34) synthase MnmA, with protein sequence MTTTAILLSGGVDSLVAAHLLKRQGRAVVGIHFFTGFETQQAPLGSPAAADAPSDGPLAAARRARVLSDQLEIPVEVLDCRQAFKSEVVAYFTRTYAQGKTPNPCLTCNPKIKFGLAFEFARTLGAQKLATGHYARTMRDRLGLAKLLQGNDREKDQSYFLARLTQEQLLGAVFPLGAMAKKATVHMARENGLAPLNPGESQDICFSHKGRYGEFLERQPGFQAKSGPIKDVRGNIIGRHPGLHRFTIGQRRGINCPAGEPYYVIGIDARSNCLTVGFKKDTMTDTCRVEKINWIRTKPDRQRRVWARLRYRHAGAPAHLSPDADDRATLRFLEPQSAVTPGQGAVFYDGDEVLGGGWIV encoded by the coding sequence ATGACGACAACGGCCATTCTACTGAGCGGGGGTGTCGATTCCCTGGTCGCGGCCCACTTGTTGAAACGACAGGGGCGTGCGGTCGTCGGCATCCACTTTTTCACCGGTTTTGAAACGCAGCAAGCGCCGCTGGGATCTCCGGCCGCCGCCGATGCCCCTTCAGACGGCCCCTTGGCGGCCGCCCGCAGGGCGCGGGTTCTTTCGGATCAGCTGGAAATCCCCGTCGAAGTCCTGGATTGCCGCCAGGCCTTCAAATCCGAAGTGGTCGCATATTTTACCCGCACCTATGCGCAGGGCAAAACCCCCAACCCGTGCCTGACCTGCAATCCGAAAATCAAATTCGGCCTGGCCTTCGAGTTTGCGCGCACGTTGGGAGCGCAAAAGCTGGCCACCGGCCACTACGCGCGCACCATGCGGGACCGGCTGGGTCTTGCCAAACTGCTGCAGGGAAACGACAGGGAAAAGGATCAGTCCTATTTCCTGGCAAGGCTTACCCAGGAACAGCTGCTCGGGGCCGTTTTCCCCCTGGGAGCGATGGCCAAAAAAGCGACCGTCCACATGGCCCGCGAAAACGGCCTCGCGCCCCTGAATCCCGGGGAAAGCCAGGACATCTGCTTTAGCCACAAGGGCCGGTACGGTGAATTCCTCGAACGACAGCCCGGATTCCAAGCCAAATCCGGCCCCATAAAGGATGTCCGGGGCAACATCATCGGCCGCCACCCCGGTCTGCACCGGTTCACGATCGGCCAGCGAAGAGGCATCAACTGCCCGGCCGGCGAACCCTACTACGTCATCGGCATCGATGCCCGGAGCAACTGCCTGACCGTCGGGTTCAAGAAAGACACAATGACCGACACCTGCCGTGTGGAAAAGATCAACTGGATCCGGACAAAGCCCGACCGCCAGCGACGCGTGTGGGCCCGGTTGCGTTACCGGCACGCGGGAGCGCCGGCACACCTTTCTCCGGATGCCGACGATCGGGCCACCCTTCGTTTTCTCGAACCGCAGTCGGCCGTTACCCCCGGTCAGGGGGCTGTCTTCTACGACGGCGATGAGGTGCTGGGGGGGGGTTGGATCGTTTAG